In Streptomyces ambofaciens ATCC 23877, a single genomic region encodes these proteins:
- a CDS encoding RNA polymerase sigma factor, which translates to MDRADVGVLVQLAADGDAAAWKSLVDGLGPLVWSVVRAHGLSDADAHEVYQTAWFRFAQHLGRIREPEKTGSWLASTARHECLKLIRASKRWTPTDDPQLLDRPSEERTPEESVLDSEEAAAQTERVRRLWQEFEELGERCRQLLRVLISSPPPSYQEVSAALGIAVGSIGPMRQRCLRRLRARLEARGTS; encoded by the coding sequence GTGGACCGTGCAGATGTCGGGGTGCTCGTCCAGTTGGCCGCCGACGGGGACGCGGCGGCCTGGAAGTCACTGGTGGACGGGCTGGGCCCGCTGGTGTGGTCCGTCGTGCGGGCGCACGGGCTGTCCGACGCCGACGCGCACGAGGTGTACCAGACCGCCTGGTTCCGGTTCGCCCAGCACCTGGGGCGGATCCGCGAACCGGAGAAGACGGGCTCCTGGCTGGCGAGCACGGCACGGCACGAGTGCCTGAAGCTGATCAGGGCGTCGAAGCGGTGGACGCCGACCGACGATCCGCAGCTTCTGGACCGCCCGAGCGAGGAACGTACGCCGGAGGAGTCGGTGCTCGACTCCGAGGAGGCCGCCGCGCAGACCGAGCGCGTGCGGCGACTGTGGCAGGAGTTCGAGGAACTGGGCGAGCGCTGCCGCCAGTTGCTCCGCGTGCTGATCTCCTCGCCACCACCCAGTTATCAGGAGGTGTCCGCCGCGCTGGGGATCGCGGTGGGCAGCATCGGGCCGATGCGCCAGCGCTGTCTGCGCAGGCTGCGGGCCCGACTCGAGGCACGGGGGACGTCATGA
- a CDS encoding S8/S53 family peptidase: MAPQRFREQFDQIQRSMPDVPLVMGPDDSAEFFYEKGVVLARDGEEARLVEDTVRDHFTTFAGLTPDQVRRASPETNRTGITRIRVGDPGEGDRSGDLAVANALRSLRTVEGRAGRRLISRNHVVSIAVNACPGDEPIPVPISEPPNPAAAETPYDEGTAVGVLVIDTGLMGDYRSYPLLAHTDGDAQIRECDDDGVLQQYVGHGTFIAGLVAAVAPNTDVTVRNTLNDAGAILESELGEKLFEAVDRGGWPDVLSLSAGTSNGRTDGLLGVHAFMEELREQRTLLVAAAGNNASATPFWPAAYADLPGWEKSVLSVGALRADGEFGACFSNHGGWVKVYAPGERLTSALTGFATPVPYVYQHSTYDACRYGFAYACTCQYPRHNGVLSEPGEAPAKPDQVMFEGHAQWSGTSFATPVVAGLVASHMTEHKERDPRAARKQLLRANSEYAEVRGAHVPALLPPTWHPVTVEAPAGGA; this comes from the coding sequence ATGGCACCACAGCGATTCCGCGAGCAGTTCGACCAGATCCAGCGCTCGATGCCGGACGTCCCGCTGGTGATGGGCCCGGACGACTCCGCCGAGTTCTTCTACGAGAAGGGCGTCGTCCTCGCCCGTGACGGCGAGGAGGCCCGCCTCGTCGAGGACACCGTGCGCGACCACTTCACCACCTTCGCCGGACTCACCCCGGACCAGGTACGCCGGGCGAGCCCCGAGACCAACCGCACCGGCATCACCCGCATCCGGGTCGGCGACCCGGGCGAGGGCGACCGGAGCGGCGACCTCGCCGTGGCGAACGCCCTGCGTTCCCTCAGGACCGTGGAGGGCAGGGCCGGCCGCCGGCTGATCAGCCGCAACCACGTCGTCTCCATCGCGGTCAACGCCTGCCCCGGTGACGAGCCCATCCCCGTCCCGATCAGCGAGCCGCCCAACCCGGCCGCCGCCGAGACCCCCTACGACGAGGGGACCGCCGTCGGCGTCCTCGTCATCGACACGGGCCTCATGGGCGACTACCGGTCCTACCCGCTGCTCGCCCACACCGACGGCGACGCCCAGATCAGGGAGTGCGACGACGACGGAGTCCTCCAGCAGTACGTCGGCCACGGCACCTTCATCGCCGGGCTCGTCGCGGCCGTCGCCCCCAACACCGACGTGACCGTCCGCAACACGCTCAACGACGCCGGCGCCATCCTGGAGTCCGAGCTGGGCGAGAAGCTCTTCGAGGCCGTCGACCGCGGCGGCTGGCCCGACGTCCTCAGCCTCTCCGCCGGCACGTCCAACGGCCGCACCGACGGGCTGCTCGGCGTGCACGCCTTCATGGAGGAACTGCGCGAGCAGCGCACCCTGCTGGTCGCCGCCGCCGGCAACAACGCCAGCGCCACCCCCTTCTGGCCCGCCGCCTACGCCGACCTGCCGGGCTGGGAGAAGTCCGTGCTGTCGGTCGGCGCGCTGCGCGCCGACGGCGAGTTCGGCGCCTGCTTCAGCAACCACGGCGGCTGGGTGAAGGTCTACGCTCCCGGCGAGCGCCTCACCAGTGCCCTCACCGGCTTCGCGACCCCCGTGCCGTACGTCTACCAGCACTCCACCTACGACGCCTGCCGGTACGGCTTCGCCTACGCCTGCACCTGCCAGTACCCCCGGCACAACGGGGTGCTGAGCGAGCCCGGCGAGGCCCCCGCCAAGCCGGACCAGGTGATGTTCGAGGGGCACGCCCAGTGGAGCGGCACCTCCTTCGCCACGCCCGTGGTCGCGGGCCTGGTCGCCTCCCACATGACGGAGCACAAGGAGCGGGACCCGCGAGCGGCCCGCAAGCAGCTGCTCAGGGCCAACTCCGAGTACGCGGAGGTGCGCGGGGCGCACGTGCCGGCGCTGCTGCCGCCGACCTGGCACCCGGTCACCGTCGAGGCGCCGGCCGGCGGGGCGTGA
- a CDS encoding response regulator transcription factor → MSKPTHVAVTISPRDAKTLETAWPFTGRADELERVRRSLTAGRGGIVVTGPAGRGKSRLVTEALRGTDRAVAAGTPETRGIPFAAFAHLLPGTVTLHDAVRVLSGVRLLLVDDAHLLDDASAALVHQLAVHGRTRLLVVAAEGVPVPGAVSRLWSGELLPRLALEPLPREETAELLTAGAGVALDPLTTDRLHRLCRGDLRLLRELLTAVRERGLLEPVPDTDRRAWRGPVPVTATVRERTAHVLDRALPGERETLERLAFAEPLPLGPDDLDDLDTGILEHLETEGLVAVDDHGATRLAHPLHGPVLRAAAGRLRARRLSRTPDRCGPALAAEEALLAQRIERADVRASRTPVGEWLAAEGEPLPARYAALRARFARLRGLLGEAAAWAREGLRTSPGDASCRDELALAAAQSGDIPSAHGGAAAAWAAAARGDLDEAVRLAAAGDPYDAVRLGAPERAAGRLTGVFAAHADALARGDGPALDEVAAQLERRGFLLFAAEAHAQAVGAHRDPGAARTARTRAVALARRCEGARTPALSGLALGELTARQRQIVTLAAAGLSNRQIAERLTLSVRTVGNHLYGAYTRLGAGDRGALPWLMELPEPQPA, encoded by the coding sequence ATGAGTAAGCCGACTCATGTTGCCGTGACGATTTCACCGCGGGACGCGAAGACGCTGGAGACCGCCTGGCCGTTCACCGGGCGTGCGGACGAACTGGAACGGGTGCGCCGGTCCCTGACCGCCGGGCGCGGCGGCATCGTGGTCACGGGCCCGGCGGGCCGCGGCAAGTCCCGGCTCGTGACCGAGGCCCTCCGCGGCACGGACCGCGCCGTCGCGGCCGGGACGCCCGAGACCCGGGGCATTCCCTTCGCCGCCTTCGCCCACCTGCTGCCCGGCACCGTCACCCTGCACGACGCGGTGCGCGTCCTGTCCGGCGTGCGGCTCCTCCTGGTCGACGACGCGCACCTGCTCGACGACGCCTCCGCCGCCCTCGTGCACCAACTGGCCGTGCACGGCCGTACCCGGCTCCTGGTCGTCGCCGCGGAGGGGGTGCCCGTACCGGGGGCGGTGTCCCGGCTGTGGTCCGGTGAGCTGCTGCCGCGGCTCGCCCTGGAACCGCTGCCCCGCGAGGAGACCGCCGAACTCCTCACGGCCGGCGCGGGCGTCGCCCTGGATCCGCTCACCACCGACCGGCTGCACCGCCTGTGCCGGGGGGACCTGCGGCTGCTGCGCGAACTGCTGACCGCCGTGCGCGAGCGCGGCCTGCTCGAACCGGTCCCGGACACGGACCGGCGGGCATGGCGCGGGCCGGTGCCGGTCACGGCCACCGTCCGCGAGCGCACCGCCCACGTGCTCGACCGCGCTCTCCCCGGCGAACGGGAGACGCTCGAACGCCTCGCGTTCGCCGAGCCGCTGCCCCTCGGCCCCGACGACCTCGACGACCTCGACACGGGCATCCTGGAACACCTGGAGACCGAAGGCCTGGTCGCCGTCGACGACCACGGTGCCACCCGGCTCGCCCACCCCCTGCACGGCCCGGTCCTGCGCGCCGCCGCGGGCCGGCTGCGGGCCCGGCGCCTCTCCCGCACCCCGGACCGGTGCGGGCCCGCCCTCGCGGCGGAGGAGGCCCTGCTGGCCCAGCGCATCGAACGGGCGGACGTACGGGCGTCGCGGACACCCGTGGGGGAGTGGCTCGCGGCCGAGGGCGAACCCCTGCCGGCCCGGTACGCCGCGTTGCGCGCCCGCTTCGCGCGCCTGCGCGGACTGCTCGGCGAGGCCGCGGCCTGGGCCCGCGAGGGGCTGCGGACGAGTCCCGGCGACGCGTCCTGCCGGGACGAACTCGCCCTGGCGGCGGCCCAGTCGGGCGACATCCCGTCGGCACACGGAGGCGCGGCCGCCGCCTGGGCCGCCGCCGCGCGCGGGGATCTGGACGAAGCGGTCCGGCTGGCCGCCGCCGGCGATCCGTACGACGCCGTCCGGCTCGGTGCCCCGGAGCGGGCGGCCGGCCGGCTGACCGGCGTCTTCGCCGCCCACGCCGACGCGCTCGCGCGGGGCGACGGACCGGCGCTGGACGAGGTGGCCGCGCAACTGGAGCGGCGGGGCTTCCTGCTCTTCGCCGCCGAAGCACACGCCCAGGCGGTGGGCGCCCACCGCGACCCCGGCGCCGCCCGCACCGCCCGTACCCGTGCCGTCGCCCTCGCCCGGCGCTGCGAGGGCGCCCGCACCCCGGCCCTGTCCGGCCTGGCACTGGGCGAACTCACCGCCCGGCAGCGGCAGATCGTGACACTCGCCGCCGCCGGACTGAGCAACCGGCAGATCGCGGAGCGGCTGACCCTGTCCGTCCGCACCGTCGGCAACCACCTCTACGGCGCCTACACGCGCCTCGGCGCCGGTGACCGCGGCGCGCTGCCGTGGCTGATGGAGCTGCCCGAACCCCAGCCCGCGTGA
- a CDS encoding N-formylglutamate amidohydrolase has protein sequence MTDAPHAFELLPGAAASPVILHVPHSSRHVPADVRPGIVLDDPALERELDHLTDAHTARIAEAAAGLAGVTPWRFVNRTSRLVVDPERFPDEREEMTAVGMGAVYTRTTHREVLRAEGTDPAPLIERYFRPYARAMTEAVAERLAATGRAVIVDVHSYPTAPLPYELHGRGPRPPVCLGTDAFHTSPELLAAAREAFAPCGETGLDSPFGGTYVPLEFYGKRREVGALMVEIRRDTYMTEPGGPAGPGLSHLAASLAALVDAASS, from the coding sequence ATGACCGACGCCCCGCACGCCTTCGAGCTGCTGCCCGGCGCCGCGGCGTCCCCCGTGATCCTCCATGTGCCGCACTCCTCGCGGCACGTTCCGGCCGACGTCCGCCCCGGCATCGTCCTGGACGACCCGGCGCTGGAACGGGAGCTGGACCACCTCACCGACGCGCACACCGCGCGGATCGCCGAGGCGGCGGCCGGGCTGGCCGGGGTCACGCCCTGGCGGTTCGTCAACCGGACGTCGCGGCTGGTCGTCGATCCGGAACGGTTCCCGGACGAGCGGGAGGAGATGACGGCCGTCGGGATGGGCGCCGTGTACACGCGGACCACGCACCGCGAGGTGCTGCGGGCCGAGGGCACCGACCCGGCGCCGCTGATCGAACGGTACTTCCGGCCCTACGCGCGGGCGATGACCGAGGCGGTCGCCGAACGGCTCGCCGCCACCGGCCGCGCCGTGATCGTCGACGTGCACTCCTACCCCACCGCGCCCCTCCCCTACGAGCTGCACGGCCGGGGCCCGCGCCCACCGGTCTGCCTGGGCACCGACGCCTTCCACACGTCGCCCGAGCTGCTCGCCGCGGCGCGGGAGGCGTTCGCCCCGTGCGGGGAGACCGGTCTGGACAGCCCGTTCGGCGGGACGTACGTGCCGCTGGAGTTCTACGGGAAGCGGCGCGAGGTCGGGGCCCTGATGGTGGAGATCCGCCGGGACACCTACATGACCGAACCGGGCGGCCCGGCCGGGCCCGGACTGTCCCACCTCGCCGCCTCGCTGGCGGCGCTCGTCGACGCCGCGTCGTCCTGA
- a CDS encoding CHAT domain-containing protein, with product MTAGNESVLQLLPMVFAAPNEALARAEELLGADPAPLHASIAHQVIGIWQRDFGDTRQALAHLRRARDLAARADSAEREADVLATLGVALVHSGRTREGLAAFERGVARGSGHTRARVLYRRAYVWWVLGRHREALEDVRRAIPVLRQADDVIWTARALTLRATVHLALGAVERADADFTEAEALWDTTGQEHDKADAVESRGLAAFRSGDVPTALRLLDEAEERYAKLGTPTFMLTIRRCEVLMAAGLATEALAEADGAIAALDGIGGQSTRKAELLLVAARAARLAGEAQTALARAAVAVRLFAGQRRTWYETHARLVLIEARVATGHGSGRLVADAAAVAERLAAFGAPAAPEASLLAGRIALGLGWTADAERHLAVAARSRHGGPPLARMTGWAAQALRARAAGSARGVLEACRRGLDVLDDHLMTLGASELRARATAQGAELAALAQRASLVSGGPRRLLVWSERWRATVLTAPPTRPPADPVLLSAMTAFRELAARADDARTGGGRPVPALEREQRRLEREIRSRTLHMRGEAPGDGDRFDVARLLDRLGDDVRLVELAVLDGRVHVLLCGQGRVRRFEAGLLAEAEREAEHVQAGLRRLAHPGAEARLPLVEAAGARLQELLLGPAAAHLGTGPVVVVPPGRLHRVPWALLPALRERVLSVSPSASSWLRAKETAPPPGGRQVLVRGPGLASGGAEVPELAGRYGAPEGGRAYPPSAAGGYGAPGGAEEADAGRARGSRRTGARPGTTAPDGGRTRGPQAGGPGDTAVGRSDGPAPGPRPTLLEADDARVPRVLRELDGAALAHIAAHGTFRADSPLFSSLRMADGPLIVHDFERLDRSPYRIILSCCDTARFASVGADELLGLVTALLPLGTAGVVACSAPVNDAAVVPLMLALHKGLDAGLSLAEALRDARAALPGDAVHQATGWAFSAFGAA from the coding sequence GTGACAGCGGGAAACGAGTCGGTTCTCCAACTGCTGCCGATGGTGTTCGCCGCCCCCAACGAAGCGCTGGCGCGGGCGGAGGAGCTGCTCGGGGCCGATCCCGCACCGCTGCACGCCTCGATCGCCCATCAGGTGATCGGCATCTGGCAGCGCGACTTCGGGGACACCCGGCAGGCCCTGGCCCATCTGCGGCGCGCCCGCGACCTGGCGGCCCGGGCGGACTCGGCCGAGCGGGAGGCGGACGTACTGGCGACGCTCGGGGTGGCGCTGGTGCACTCCGGCCGCACCCGTGAGGGGCTGGCGGCCTTCGAGCGGGGCGTGGCACGCGGCAGCGGGCACACCCGGGCCCGGGTGCTGTACCGGCGGGCGTACGTGTGGTGGGTGCTGGGGCGGCACCGGGAGGCGCTGGAGGACGTACGGCGGGCGATTCCGGTGCTGCGGCAGGCGGACGACGTGATCTGGACGGCGCGGGCCCTGACCCTGCGGGCCACGGTGCATCTGGCGCTCGGCGCGGTGGAGCGGGCGGACGCCGACTTCACCGAGGCGGAGGCGCTGTGGGACACCACCGGCCAGGAGCACGACAAGGCCGACGCGGTGGAGAGCCGGGGGCTAGCGGCGTTCCGTTCGGGTGACGTGCCGACGGCGCTGCGGCTGCTCGACGAGGCCGAGGAGCGCTACGCCAAGCTGGGCACGCCGACGTTCATGCTCACCATCCGGCGCTGCGAGGTGCTGATGGCGGCGGGGCTGGCCACGGAGGCCCTGGCCGAGGCGGACGGGGCGATCGCGGCGCTGGACGGGATCGGCGGACAGTCCACCCGCAAGGCGGAGCTGCTGCTGGTCGCCGCCCGGGCGGCCCGGCTGGCGGGTGAGGCGCAGACCGCGCTCGCGCGCGCGGCCGTCGCGGTACGGCTGTTCGCCGGGCAGCGGCGCACCTGGTACGAGACGCACGCCCGGCTGGTGCTGATCGAGGCCCGGGTCGCCACGGGGCACGGGTCGGGCCGGCTGGTCGCGGACGCGGCGGCGGTGGCGGAGCGGCTGGCCGCCTTCGGTGCGCCGGCCGCTCCGGAGGCGTCCCTGCTCGCGGGCCGGATCGCGCTGGGCCTGGGCTGGACGGCGGACGCGGAGCGGCATCTGGCGGTCGCCGCGCGCAGCCGGCACGGCGGGCCGCCGCTCGCGCGGATGACGGGCTGGGCGGCACAGGCGCTGCGGGCGCGCGCGGCGGGTTCGGCGCGGGGTGTGCTCGAGGCCTGCCGGCGCGGGCTGGACGTCCTGGACGATCACCTGATGACGCTGGGCGCCTCGGAGCTGCGGGCCCGGGCCACCGCCCAGGGGGCGGAGCTGGCGGCGCTGGCGCAGCGGGCGAGTCTGGTCTCGGGCGGACCACGGCGGCTGCTGGTGTGGAGCGAACGCTGGCGGGCGACGGTGCTGACGGCGCCGCCCACCCGGCCGCCGGCCGATCCGGTGCTGCTGAGCGCGATGACGGCCTTCCGGGAGCTGGCCGCCCGTGCGGACGACGCCCGCACGGGCGGTGGCCGGCCCGTCCCCGCGCTGGAGCGCGAACAGCGGCGCCTGGAGCGGGAGATCCGCTCCCGCACCCTGCACATGCGGGGCGAGGCCCCGGGCGACGGCGACCGTTTCGACGTCGCGCGGCTGCTGGACCGGCTCGGCGACGACGTACGCCTGGTGGAGCTGGCCGTGCTCGACGGGCGGGTGCACGTGCTGCTGTGCGGACAGGGGCGGGTGCGGCGGTTCGAGGCCGGGCTGCTGGCCGAGGCGGAGAGGGAGGCCGAGCACGTGCAGGCCGGTCTGCGGCGGCTCGCCCACCCCGGTGCGGAGGCCCGGCTGCCGCTGGTGGAGGCGGCGGGCGCGCGCCTCCAGGAGCTCCTGCTCGGTCCCGCCGCGGCGCATCTCGGCACCGGTCCGGTCGTCGTGGTGCCGCCGGGCCGGCTGCACCGCGTGCCGTGGGCCCTGCTGCCCGCCCTGCGCGAACGGGTCCTGAGCGTCTCCCCGTCGGCGAGCAGCTGGCTGCGCGCGAAGGAGACCGCGCCGCCGCCCGGCGGCCGTCAGGTGCTGGTGCGCGGGCCGGGGCTGGCGAGCGGCGGAGCCGAGGTACCGGAGCTCGCCGGCCGCTACGGGGCTCCGGAGGGCGGGAGGGCGTACCCGCCGTCGGCGGCGGGCGGATACGGCGCACCGGGCGGGGCGGAAGAGGCGGACGCGGGCCGGGCGCGAGGGTCGCGGCGCACCGGCGCGAGACCCGGGACGACCGCGCCGGACGGCGGCCGGACGCGCGGACCGCAGGCCGGCGGGCCGGGCGACACCGCGGTCGGGCGGTCGGACGGCCCGGCACCGGGGCCCCGGCCCACCCTGCTGGAGGCGGACGACGCTCGGGTGCCGCGGGTGTTGCGGGAGTTGGACGGGGCGGCGTTGGCGCACATCGCCGCGCACGGCACCTTCCGCGCGGACAGCCCCTTGTTCTCGTCGTTGCGGATGGCGGACGGGCCGCTCATCGTGCACGACTTCGAGCGGCTGGACCGCAGCCCGTACCGGATCATCCTGTCCTGCTGCGACACCGCGCGGTTCGCCTCGGTCGGCGCGGACGAGCTGCTCGGTCTGGTCACCGCGCTGCTGCCGCTGGGCACCGCCGGGGTGGTGGCGTGCAGCGCGCCGGTCAACGACGCCGCGGTGGTGCCGCTGATGCTCGCGCTGCACAAGGGCCTGGACGCCGGGCTGTCCCTTGCGGAGGCGCTGCGCGACGCACGGGCCGCGCTGCCGGGCGACGCGGTGCACCAGGCGACGGGGTGGGCGTTCTCCGCATTCGGGGCCGCCTGA